The Esox lucius isolate fEsoLuc1 chromosome 5, fEsoLuc1.pri, whole genome shotgun sequence genome includes a region encoding these proteins:
- the dcakd gene encoding dephospho-CoA kinase domain-containing protein gives MFLVGLTGGIASGKSTVSSLLRELGCPIIDADVVARQVVEPHSPAYFRIVKHFGPEILLENGEIDRQKLGGLIFANGEKRRLLNSITHPEIHKAMLKQILFYFIRGYRYVVLDVPLLFETRRLTRFLHHTVVVYCDPATQLSRLMLRDGLTQEQAEQRIAAQMPLNEKRGLASHVVENSGSREDTQRQVLRLHTKLEDSVEFLLVRAIAVAAAAGLGGLLLYAAKLLVS, from the exons ATGTTCTTGGTAGGGTTGACTGGAGGAATTGCCTCAGGGAAGAGCACTGTGTCTTCTCTGCTTCGAGAGCTCGGCTGCCCCATCATCGACGCTGATGTGGTGGCTAGACAAG TGGTGGAGCCCCACAGTCCAGCCTACTTCCGGATCGTGAAGCACTTTGGCCCCGAGATCTTGCTGGAGAACGGGGAGATCGACCGGCAGAAGCTGGGTGGGCTCATCTTCGCCAACGGAGAAAAGCGCCGCCTGCTCAACTCAATCACACATCCCGAGATCCACAAGGCCATGCTCAAACAGATCCTCTTTTACTTCATCCGAG GTTATCGCTACGTGGTGCTAGACGTGCCCCTGCTCTTCGAGACGCGGCGCCTCACTCGTTTCCTCCACCACACCGTTGTAGTCTACTG CGATCCCGCCACCCAGCTGTCGCGTCTCATGCTCCGGGACGGGCTGACCCAGGAACAGGCGGAGCAGCGCATCGCAGCCCAGATGCCCCTTAACGAGAAGCGGGGCCTCGCCAGCCACGTGGTGGAGAACTCGGGCAGCCGCGAGGACACCCAGCGCCAGGTGCTGAGGCTGCACACCAAGCTGGAGGACTCTGTAGAGTTCCTGCTGGTTAGGGCCATTGCTGTAGCGGCCGCAGCAGGCCTCGGCGGACTACTCCTGTATGCTGCCAAGCTTCTGGTGTCTTAG